From Mus musculus strain NOD/ShiLtJ chromosome 6 genomic scaffold, GRCm38.p6 alternate locus group NOD/ShiLtJ MMCHR6_CHORI29_IDD6_1+2, a single genomic window includes:
- the Etfrf1 gene encoding electron transfer flavoprotein regulatory factor 1 translates to MANSLRGEVLTLYKNLLYLGRDYPKGADYFKRRLKNVFLKNKDVEDPEKIKELIARGEFVMKELEALYFLRKYRAMKQRYYSDTKV, encoded by the exons ATGGCCAATTCGTTACGAGGAGAAGTACTGACTCTTTATAAAAAT CTGCTGTATCTTGGACGGGACTATCCAAAAGGAGCAGACTATTTTAAAAGGCGTTTGAAGAACGTTTTCCTTAAAAACAAGGATGTGGAGGACCCAGAGAAGATCAAAGAACTTATCGCACGAGGAGAATTtgtaatgaaggagctagaggccTTGTACTTCCTTAGGAAATACAGAGCTATGAAGCAACGTTACTATTCAGATACCAAAGTCTGA